The following nucleotide sequence is from Salvia splendens isolate huo1 chromosome 2, SspV2, whole genome shotgun sequence.
gtttctctttaacatggcctttgtatcgttaattacttgagtgttgctacccaagattaacatatcatcaacgtagagacacactataacatgaccgttattagtgctcttgatgtagacacatttgtcgcactcgttgattttaaacccatttgataacatcacattatcaaacttcaagtgccattgcaatggcgcttgtttcaatccatatagggatttcacgagcttgcatacctttttctcttgtccaggtactacaaacccttcgggttgttccatgtagatttcgtcttctagttcaccattcagaaacgcggtctttacatccatttgatgaatctcgagattgtgcaatgcagcaatagcgagaagcacccggatagatgtaatccttgttacaggtgaataggtatcgaagaagtcatgtccttctttttgtttaaaaccctttactactaatcgggctgtatacttatcaactgttccatcggccttaaactttcttttaagaacccatttgcatcctaaaggtttagcaccttcgggcaaatcaaccaacacccatgtgtggttcagcaaaattgaatcaatttcgctttgaacagcttctctccaatgcagcccgtctgggccagcaaaggctacttttatcgatgttggttcttcatccaacatgaaagcaatgtagtcaggaccaaaagtttttggtgttctgactctattaccacgtcttagtactgtatcttttggatcgggccttgcacgcttgcgcgattcaggttccgcatctgttgatttagaactagtggcttcttcttccacttgtttagaactagtggcttcttcaattcttgtctcagaattggttgatactttttccttatctttgcaaggaaaggtattttcgagaaatacagcattcctcgactcaattgttgttcctactgtgatagtcgatatttcagacttgtgaacaacaaatcgatatgcactactgttaagtgcatatccaatgaagatgcaatcaaccgtcttaggtccgattgtaacttctttgggcggaggaaccatcacctttgccaaacacccccacactttgaggtatttgtaggatggcttccttcccttccacaactcataaggagtaacatcttttcctttgagagggattttattcaagatatagtttgctgtcaaaacagcttccccctacatgttatgtggtaatcctgaactgagtagcagtgcattcatcatctcttttagagttcgattcttgcgttctgcaacaccattagattatggtgaatatggagcagttgtttgatgaattataccacttgcgttgcataactcctcaaacggggctacatattcgcctcctctatcgcttcgaatcattttgattttacaaccaagttgattctcaacttcgttcttataatttttgaacgcctctattgcttcatctttgccttttaaaagataaatgtagcaatatcttgtgcaatcatctatgaaagtgataaagtactttttaccacctctagtttgcaccatctttaaatcacatacatccgtgtgaattaattcaaggggttttgtgcttcgttcaaccgagtgaaacgacaacttagtcatttttgcttcaagacaaatttcacatttatcttggatatccaattcattagcctttagtaaatctaaatttactaatcttttaatggcttttgaatttacatgtcccaatctaccatgccacaaatttgaagactcaatcaaataagaggaagtagatgctttattcttattggccaatggcttcgcaacacttcgagttgctacactaagcttgaaaagcccatcggttacataaccttttccgatggattttccaaacttatacaagacaaacctatcggactcaaatacaagtttaaaccctttattaactagtattgatcctgacactaggttcttgcggatgtccgggacatgcagcacatccttcaaagtgatagttaggtcagacgtcatcatgagaatcacgttgccaacgccgaggacttcggacgatgcttgattccccatgttgatcttccttccttcaacagcagtgtaggaggcaaacttgctcctgtcggagcaaacatgagcagtagcgccggtgtcgatgtaccagcctcccttgttatcaacaaggttaacctcttcagtgaccactgcaatgaggtcgttctcatcccagtccttgaactccttctcaacgacgtgggctgccggcttcttcttcttgctgcggcagtctttggcaaagtggcccggtttgccacatttgtagcagtcgccttcaaacttccttgaaggctgctttcccttccctttgtcatttggacggtttgggcgagggtgtttgttggagggaccgccccgctccaacaggttggctttggcttcatttggggtgaagcctttAGCCttctgatcacttttgcgcacgtcggcctcaatgcgcaacttcacgatcaagtcttcaagggtcatctgctttcgcttgtgcttgagataactcttgaagtccttccaacttggagggagcttgtcaatgatcgtgcaccttaggaatttatcgggcaaggtcatcccttcagccactaatgagtggatgatcatttggagctcttggacttgctccatgacgggtcgagagtcgaccattttgtagtccataaacttggatgctacaacttgttccgtcccagcagcattatctatgctatacttcttttctaggttttcccacatttgtttagatgtggttacattggagtatacattgtacgaactatcatctaaagcacttagaatgaaatttttacaaaggtaatctcctttcctccaagcttcataatctgccatgacttcgagcctagtctcttggtcgcttggtgcgggcggctcgttctccgtgaggaagttggcgacgcccaatgttgtcaagtagaacaacatcttctggtaccaccgcttgaagtcagatcctccaaactttggtggcttctcggcaggtggcatcattcttggtgccaaaggtgccgcgcttggtccttggaaggaaccaattccgttgcccccgaaggagccaacaacatggttgggcatagagcccccaccattcatgttgggcatagagcccgccatggtcgtaccagccccgaagggactagcacccgcatgagacccgaaggccccagcattcgtgtgagacccgaaggccccagcactcgatccgttaaaggacccgaaggaaccactaaaagtggaaccaaccgaaccaccaaaggtggaaccagtggacgccccgaaagggttgtcccaaacccaagggacggtggatgaggcagctgggaagccgggagttggcatcatcgagggagccgatgaagtgttgaccggtccagtggtcgccatggtggagggaatggcggcggtggcgttggcagcagcagtgttggattccgtcgacatctccagcaaaaggTGTTAATGTTTTggaagttttagttcagtttagaggtccaaattccttcaaaggcaagttatctcgtcttgcgattgttggtttctgggattacaaagataactaccgggcgtaatacaacccaaaagaaagaaaaggaagaactgaacttaaaaatacaacgtataatcgaaactactaaaccagtgtgattagccgagtcgaggaggcctcttcccgcaagacgagatacgccccggtagtgctcttcggtttggcgtgtcgtccccaaaggtaaaacggctacgtctctattgatgcaacaccgcaatcaacagagctccggcgaactggatggaggagagggcagagcttcgacagaaaaactatgcagggagagggagagagcttatgatgcagaatgctttttgaattgtgtagtgatgcatggaatggctggcctatttataggctcagtccactgcagggggtcaacagccatgatggctgtcatcatggcgattcgtaaccgacgtcggttacagacgtgtggcaggagtgtgccatccgtgtgtggagcgtgtggatttctcacgtggcacccgtgactgtgcctcgcttgacgacgtgtcaagccacttggattgctgactcggcggtggtccaaaaagaatagtttgggccaagcaccaagtccaagtccaagtccaagtccaagtccaagtccaagatcgagatcgagatcgagatcgagatcgagatcgggatcgggctcgggcccagGCCCAggcccgcgagcgcgagcacgggctcgggcgggcgggcggcggcggcggcgcgcgcgtgtgcgcgcgtgtgggctctttcacccatcttggtccactataattattaagtaacataaagtcacttaatttatacacattaaagatgtgttaatcctccaatgtgggataattaacacttagttaattattccctaagctccaactctaagctttaattaaaagctaattatgcccaactttaatccactatttctcactcaccggaaatcggatttgagaaagtgaatatactacatttacctacgtaaaatgtagaacgacgctatgtcatttaatttcacaaaattaaatgtctcgtcacatttattatttggtcaaaatccattgaccgggcatatttaatccatgatttttacaaataatactataaacaaCTCAAGTAAGTCACACCCCTTTCGTTTTAAAATAATAgactaattttactattttaaaccaTCCCACAAAATTAGATCAAGTTTAAATTTGTAAAGTTTTTAGTCTATGTATTCCACAAACCTCTAACACTACTTCTACAATTTTAGTACTATAGTTTATCTTGCTCTCTTATTTTTCTATCATctagtttttattttatcaattgtatattaaaaacTACTATgtcttttataatttttatttttatttttatggaagtAGTGCAAATATAGTCATTCTAAAAGCATTAAATAACCCGCTAGCATTGATGTCGCTAATTATTTATCTCACAATTATGAAAACACTACCTCTAATTTTACTTTATAGAGTAAGCACAcgaagataaaaataaaagttgaatCTCACAATGTCTCACTCTCACCACCTCCCTAATCAAAATAGCAATGATTTTGAATGCTGTAAATCTGCAAAAGCAAAGAGGCCTCcacttaattttaaattaaaaaagtgcACCTTGTCACTAAACCAATCACTAATCACTATtactatatttaaaaataaataaatgaacaGTGTACAGATCATGCGATTTCAAATCCTCATATGAGTGTGTTTCTTAAAATATTAAGCTGTCAAAGGAATCAAGCTAACGACCCTCAGATTTATGAACTACCATTTCTGATTCCCCCTCACACAGCAACTCAGAAAAACAGACCAAGATTCCTCAATTTCAATAACTATCTTCTCCTTCAGTCTGATTTACAATGGCAGTAAGTTCTCTTCACCATTTATTTCTCTGTCTTTATCTCTGTGGTGTGTGATTTGGAGCATTTAAAGTGGCTGCCAATCATAAAGATTCAATCTTTTTTTCAGTTTGCTACCAAAACTTTATATGGGCTGTGTTTGGATCTTTGATTGGTTCTGATGTTGGTTCTATTTCACGAAATAGGGCAACTGGAAAACTccatttttctcaaaaattcaattttttttttatctagtgTGGATGCATTTGTTGTCTAAGGCTGTATCTGTATGTATGAAGTAAGGCCACTATGTAAGATTTTTGGGATGTTTTTTCCTGCAATTTTTGACTGATTTCTTTGGTGAAATCAGACATCCGTACAGTTTAGGCCACACAGCAGAGATCTAGGGATGGTGATGAGGGAAGTTGATGAAGATCTAGCTATTTTTTTGGGAATGAAGAATGGTGAGAAGGAGAGAATTGCCCTTGCTCATAATGTTTTTATTGATTTCTATGTTTATTTCTCATAATTGAGTTTGATGACAAGAGTTTTCTTGCCATTTTGCTCTAAATTGTGACTAGATTAGTGTGTCTTATGGTGCTTGAGTTTGTTGGTATTCATGGTCCATGGATTCCTCTTGTTTTAGGCGGGGAGCCTAAACCGGATAGCTTGTTGACATCGAATGGATTGGGAGAAGAGGCCTTTCAGAGTTTGggtgatgatggcttgctcaATTTAGAGACTAGCAATAATGACCATGATTGGTATAGTCCCTCATGTCCACAACACATGAATAGTGTCATAATCTCGTTTTGAGTTGTTATCGATCGTGTTTCAGGCTCCTCGCGCAGCAAGATCAGGCTGATGCATCTAGTGGTGAATGCGTTTCTCTGATCTCCGAGGCAAGTATATATACGTTCAATTGTCGAAACAACTTGTAAAAACTTGGATATTTTTGAATTTAGGCTCAAAATTTTGCACTGTTTTCTGCAGCAGATGCCTAAACCAAACAATCTACGCCCTTCGGCTGCTGCTGCAAATAAAAGGCCTTTATCGTCTGGTGGCAGAAAACCGTCATCCTCTAGAGCAGCAACGCCTACTAGGCGACCAGCATTGGCTGCTAAGTCGAAGCCTTCTCGTGCCTCCACACCCACGTCTCGTGTACCTGCTGCAGCAGCAAAATCTTCTTCTAAACCTGTGGCTGCTCCAGTGAGAACCTCGACTCCTTCAAGAGTTTCACCGCGGTCTTCTACTCCAACCTCAAGAGCTACTGCCCCTGCAGCTAGCTCAAGGCCTGCATCCATGTCTCGTGCTTCCACTCTAGCTGCTAGATCCGTCTCTGCTGCACCTATGCGCAAGCCAACAACGACATCGACTACTTCTAGCAAGTCCCCTTCAGAGGGGGCTTCTTCAAGGGGAAAAGCAAGCTCCATAGCCACAAAAAAACCAGTTGCAACGCGTGGAGGCTCTTCGTCTAGTGCTTCAAATCCCTCGGAGATGCTCTCCATGTCTCATGATGCCCCAAAGAGTTTAAAAACATCTATGCCTAATAGGCCTGCATCTGCATCAAGAGGGAGGCCTAGTGCTCTCTCGTCTCCTTCCAAAGGGAAACCGAGGCAGAAATCATGCTCTCCTACCAAAGCACGGGTGACAAATGGAAACGCTTATAGAAATGGAAGCGCGACACTATCAAGAAGCCGGGGATATGGAAGACAtggcgatgatgatgatgtgaaTCCTGTTCTAATGGGGACGAAAATGGTGGAACGAGTTGTGAACTCAAGGAAACTAGCTCCACCTAAACAAGACGAACACATCTCCCTCGAAAACCCCAAGAGATCCACCCATGAGAACTCGGGTTTTGGAAGATCACTATCAAAAAAATCACTAGATATGGCTATAAGGCACATGGTAAAGCATTTTCTCACCAAAATGAACTGTTTTGCTGCCATTTCTTGTTAGTATGATGCATATTCGATTTATGAATTCGACTCGTGTCGCCTTGCAGGACATCAGACGAAGTGTTAACGCTGCTGGAAGCTTAAAACCGGTAGCAACAACTACAGTTCTGTCCTATTTTTCCAATGGCAATCAATCGAGTTCTTCTCAAAGCAGCTCGTTTGGCGTCTCAGAGTCTCCAGTCACATCAAGCAGCGATAGTTCCAAGTCGAGCAACTGCGTTAACTCGTATTTTTCTTGATGGGAGAGGCTGCATTTTCATCATCAACCAAAAGAGTGATTTGGGTGTGAAGAAGAAGGTGGTTATAGTGTGAGAATATTATTGCATTTGGACATGTTATTTTTTGTGATGATCCTTAGCAATACTAATGTTGAGAACTACTTTGTTTATGATGAAAAAC
It contains:
- the LOC121763820 gene encoding uncharacterized serine-rich protein C215.13-like isoform X1 — its product is MATSVQFRPHSRDLGMVMREVDEDLAIFLGMKNGGEPKPDSLLTSNGLGEEAFQSLGDDGLLNLETSNNDHDWLLAQQDQADASSGECVSLISEQMPKPNNLRPSAAAANKRPLSSGGRKPSSSRAATPTRRPALAAKSKPSRASTPTSRVPAAAAKSSSKPVAAPVRTSTPSRVSPRSSTPTSRATAPAASSRPASMSRASTLAARSVSAAPMRKPTTTSTTSSKSPSEGASSRGKASSIATKKPVATRGGSSSSASNPSEMLSMSHDAPKSLKTSMPNRPASASRGRPSALSSPSKGKPRQKSCSPTKARVTNGNAYRNGSATLSRSRGYGRHGDDDDVNPVLMGTKMVERVVNSRKLAPPKQDEHISLENPKRSTHENSGFGRSLSKKSLDMAIRHMDIRRSVNAAGSLKPVATTTVLSYFSNGNQSSSSQSSSFGVSESPVTSSSDSSKSSNCVNSYFS
- the LOC121763820 gene encoding uncharacterized serine-rich protein C215.13-like isoform X2; translation: MATSVQFRPHSRDLGMVMREVDEDLAIFLGMKNGGEPKPDSLLTSNGLGEEAFQSLGDDGLLNLETSNNDHDWLLAQQDQADASSGECVSLISEMPKPNNLRPSAAAANKRPLSSGGRKPSSSRAATPTRRPALAAKSKPSRASTPTSRVPAAAAKSSSKPVAAPVRTSTPSRVSPRSSTPTSRATAPAASSRPASMSRASTLAARSVSAAPMRKPTTTSTTSSKSPSEGASSRGKASSIATKKPVATRGGSSSSASNPSEMLSMSHDAPKSLKTSMPNRPASASRGRPSALSSPSKGKPRQKSCSPTKARVTNGNAYRNGSATLSRSRGYGRHGDDDDVNPVLMGTKMVERVVNSRKLAPPKQDEHISLENPKRSTHENSGFGRSLSKKSLDMAIRHMDIRRSVNAAGSLKPVATTTVLSYFSNGNQSSSSQSSSFGVSESPVTSSSDSSKSSNCVNSYFS